Proteins encoded within one genomic window of Deinococcus grandis:
- a CDS encoding TolC family protein translates to MTRTLTLILALSAASPLALAQTTTAQTARTALTLSSAVTRAVTQGVDVTTARANLQKAQANLRAVRADPTSLITTLTQAEQDVTAQTASLNAAKLGAAQAAVSGYVQAFEAAQRTALAQAQVSLSERQLKIAQARLAARVATTLDVSRAQNALNSDRQDLASAQATLPVLEATLARTLNLPAGTDLSLAAPGGAPKLSVTLAALQAGLEKRLPSLVQAASGVNFAALQVNLADNDYTPARTLEDARTALDNATRSLEDAARAAQTGVRDAWRSAQDAQARVAVAQEAAANAQTALRNAQARLKAGTAAAIEVQQAQVQAQQADLSVQQAVGGVWRALAALGAAAGQDVTGLVN, encoded by the coding sequence ATGACGCGCACCCTGACCCTGATCCTCGCCCTGAGCGCCGCCAGCCCGCTGGCCCTGGCCCAGACCACCACCGCCCAGACCGCCCGCACGGCCCTGACCCTCAGTAGCGCCGTCACCCGCGCCGTCACGCAGGGCGTGGACGTCACCACCGCCCGCGCGAACCTCCAGAAGGCCCAGGCGAACCTGCGCGCCGTGCGCGCCGACCCCACCAGCCTCATCACCACCCTCACGCAGGCCGAGCAGGACGTCACCGCGCAGACGGCGTCGCTGAACGCCGCGAAACTCGGCGCGGCGCAGGCCGCCGTGAGCGGCTACGTGCAGGCCTTCGAGGCCGCCCAGCGGACCGCGCTGGCCCAGGCGCAGGTCAGCCTGTCCGAACGGCAGCTGAAGATCGCGCAGGCCCGCCTCGCGGCGCGCGTCGCCACCACCCTGGACGTCAGCCGCGCGCAGAACGCCCTGAACAGCGACCGCCAGGACCTCGCCAGCGCCCAGGCCACCCTGCCCGTGCTGGAAGCCACGCTGGCCCGCACCCTGAACCTCCCGGCCGGGACCGACCTGAGCCTCGCCGCGCCCGGCGGCGCCCCGAAACTCAGCGTGACGCTGGCCGCCCTCCAGGCCGGACTGGAAAAACGCCTGCCGTCCCTGGTGCAGGCCGCCAGTGGCGTGAACTTCGCCGCGCTGCAGGTGAACCTCGCGGACAACGACTACACCCCGGCCCGCACCCTGGAAGACGCCCGCACCGCGCTGGACAACGCCACGCGCAGCCTGGAGGACGCCGCGCGCGCTGCGCAGACCGGCGTGCGCGACGCCTGGCGCAGCGCGCAGGACGCCCAGGCCCGCGTGGCCGTCGCGCAGGAGGCCGCCGCGAACGCCCAGACCGCCCTGCGCAACGCCCAGGCCCGCCTGAAGGCCGGCACGGCCGCCGCCATCGAGGTCCAGCAGGCCCAGGTGCAGGCCCAGCAGGCCGACCTGAGCGTGCAGCAGGCCGTGGGCGGCGTGTGGCGCGCCCTGGCCGCCCTGGGCGCGGCCGCCGGGCAGGACGTGACGGGGCTGGTGAACTGA
- a CDS encoding cobyrinate a,c-diamide synthase, protein MTTPSPVPSIPAGPRRVVLAAASSGSGKTTVAALLCRALRARGLHVQPFKLGPDYLDPTHLTRAAGREARNLDSFLLGRQRLRELFARAAAQADVSVLEGVMGLFDGRDPTTDEHSTADLALLLDAPVVLVLDAGGSARTVAAVACGLRDFRPEVRVAGVILNRVAGAGHAALCEAALAQVGLPVLGWVARDAGLHLPERHLGLLSAEQAAWDEAAADRAAEGLRLDALLDAIHAPALPDAPAPAQAGTPVRVALAHDEAFHFSYPDALDELRAQGAELIRFSPLRDAALPTGVGGVLLPGGYPEAHAHELSSNVPMRESIRDFAASGGAVLAECGGLMYLGESLEVDGQDVPMCGVIPYRTRMTPRLTLGYRDATALRGTLVAPAGAAVRGHEFHHSVLTHAPTRPAWTWTAHDGTVTEEGYAHGNVLASYLHLHLGADPALAARFLNACRAVTA, encoded by the coding sequence ATGACCACCCCGTCACCTGTTCCCTCCATCCCTGCGGGGCCGCGCCGCGTGGTGCTGGCCGCCGCGTCCTCCGGCAGCGGCAAGACGACCGTGGCGGCGCTGCTGTGCCGCGCGCTGCGGGCGCGGGGACTGCACGTGCAGCCGTTCAAGCTCGGTCCGGACTACCTGGACCCGACGCACCTGACGCGCGCGGCGGGCCGTGAGGCGCGCAATCTCGACTCGTTCCTGCTGGGTCGCCAGAGGCTGCGTGAGCTGTTCGCGCGGGCGGCGGCGCAGGCGGACGTGAGCGTCCTCGAGGGCGTGATGGGCCTGTTCGACGGGCGCGACCCGACCACGGACGAGCACTCCACGGCAGACCTGGCGCTGCTGCTGGACGCCCCGGTGGTGCTCGTGCTGGACGCAGGGGGGTCGGCGCGGACGGTCGCGGCGGTCGCGTGCGGCCTGCGGGACTTCCGCCCGGAGGTGCGGGTGGCGGGCGTGATCCTGAACCGCGTGGCGGGCGCGGGGCACGCGGCGCTGTGCGAGGCGGCGCTGGCTCAGGTCGGCCTGCCGGTGCTGGGCTGGGTGGCGCGCGACGCCGGGCTGCACCTGCCCGAACGGCACCTGGGCCTCCTGAGCGCCGAGCAGGCCGCCTGGGACGAGGCCGCCGCCGACCGCGCGGCTGAGGGCCTGCGGCTGGATGCGCTGCTGGACGCCATCCACGCCCCGGCCCTGCCGGACGCGCCCGCCCCCGCCCAGGCGGGCACGCCGGTGCGGGTCGCGCTGGCGCACGACGAGGCGTTCCACTTCTCGTACCCCGACGCGCTGGACGAACTCCGCGCGCAGGGCGCCGAGCTGATCCGCTTCAGTCCGCTACGGGACGCGGCCCTCCCGACGGGCGTGGGGGGCGTGCTGCTGCCCGGCGGGTACCCCGAGGCGCACGCGCACGAACTGAGCAGCAACGTGCCCATGCGCGAGTCCATCCGTGATTTCGCCGCGTCGGGCGGCGCGGTCCTGGCCGAGTGCGGCGGCCTGATGTACCTCGGGGAATCGCTGGAGGTGGACGGGCAGGACGTGCCCATGTGCGGCGTGATTCCCTACCGCACCCGCATGACACCCCGCCTGACCCTGGGGTACCGCGACGCGACCGCGCTGCGGGGCACCCTGGTCGCCCCGGCGGGCGCGGCGGTGCGGGGGCACGAGTTCCACCACTCGGTCCTCACACACGCCCCCACCCGGCCCGCCTGGACCTGGACCGCGCACGACGGCACCGTCACCGAGGAAGGCTACGCGCACGGGAACGTCCTGGCCAGCTACCTGCACCTGCACCTGGGCGCCGACCCCGCCCTCGCCGCCCGCTTCCTGAACGCCTGCCGCGCGGTGACCGCTTGA
- a CDS encoding transposase produces the protein MTRHRHYPSDTSDAEWAILCPLIPAPQPGGRPARIHRRDVVDAIFYITRGGVSWRMLPADFPHWKTVYSYFRQWKLDGVWLRVNDALRTQTRTAMGRNARPTAGVVDSRSVRTSQKGGSEGTTGARRSTDESIT, from the coding sequence ATGACTCGGCACCGACACTACCCCAGCGATACCAGTGACGCTGAATGGGCCATCCTCTGCCCACTGATTCCCGCGCCTCAACCAGGCGGACGTCCAGCACGCATCCATCGCCGGGATGTCGTTGATGCCATCTTCTACATCACACGTGGCGGCGTGTCCTGGCGCATGTTGCCTGCCGATTTTCCGCACTGGAAGACGGTGTACAGCTACTTCCGGCAGTGGAAGCTCGATGGCGTCTGGCTGCGCGTCAATGACGCGCTGCGCACCCAGACTCGAACGGCCATGGGCCGCAACGCCCGCCCAACGGCGGGCGTCGTGGATTCCCGAAGTGTGAGGACCTCCCAAAAAGGGGGGTCAGAGGGTACGACGGGGGCAAGAAGATCAACGGACGAAAGCATCACCTGA
- the cbiB gene encoding adenosylcobinamide-phosphate synthase CbiB — MRGAPRRALLLALALDTLGEPPAPAHPVVWMGHLLRRARAAWRGQTPRAQLIEGGLGWAAGVTLSAALGAACGRLPWWAQGVALKPLLARMALLRAGAEVAAALEAGNLPEARRLLSWHLVSRDTADLTASEVAGAAIASLAENLSDSVVAPLLHARLGGLGWAAAYRFTNTADASWGYRTPALEWPGRVAARADDLLNLAPARLSAACLLLAAGGRGWRVWRADARRTPSPNGGHPMSAAAGALGVRLEKRGVYTLNAAGRDPDAGDLRAALTLVSRAALLAALVCLLPLPTRFRTVRA, encoded by the coding sequence TTGAGGGGCGCCCCGCGCCGGGCGCTGCTCCTGGCCCTCGCGCTGGACACGCTGGGGGAACCGCCGGCCCCCGCGCACCCGGTCGTGTGGATGGGGCACCTGCTGCGCCGCGCGCGCGCCGCGTGGCGGGGACAGACGCCGCGCGCGCAGCTGATCGAGGGGGGCCTGGGCTGGGCCGCCGGGGTGACGCTTAGTGCGGCCCTGGGTGCGGCCTGCGGGCGGCTGCCCTGGTGGGCGCAGGGCGTGGCCCTCAAACCGCTGCTGGCCCGTATGGCCCTGCTGCGCGCGGGCGCGGAGGTCGCCGCGGCGCTGGAGGCCGGAAACCTCCCCGAGGCGCGGCGACTGCTGTCCTGGCACCTCGTGAGCCGCGACACCGCCGACCTGACGGCCTCCGAGGTCGCGGGGGCGGCCATCGCCAGCCTCGCGGAGAACCTCAGCGACAGTGTCGTGGCGCCGCTGCTGCACGCGCGCCTGGGCGGCCTCGGCTGGGCCGCCGCGTACCGCTTCACGAACACCGCCGACGCCAGCTGGGGCTACCGCACCCCGGCGCTGGAGTGGCCGGGCAGGGTCGCGGCCCGCGCGGACGACCTGCTGAATCTCGCCCCGGCCCGCCTGAGCGCCGCGTGCCTGCTGCTCGCCGCCGGTGGGCGAGGCTGGCGGGTGTGGCGCGCGGACGCCCGGCGCACGCCCAGCCCGAACGGCGGGCACCCCATGAGTGCCGCCGCCGGGGCACTCGGCGTGCGCCTGGAGAAGCGTGGCGTGTACACCCTGAACGCCGCCGGGCGCGACCCCGACGCGGGCGACCTGCGCGCCGCCCTGACCCTGGTCAGCCGCGCGGCGCTGCTGGCGGCGCTGGTCTGCCTGCTGCCCCTGCCCACGCGTTTCAGGACGGTGCGGGCATGA
- a CDS encoding efflux RND transporter permease subunit — MSTHESPEFDLPRGTLPDGTPEPKVHPLVRFSVKNYVFSVGIFVLLVLAGLAATFRLGVELLPNFEVPILAVSTAYPGANPDQVDREVSRRIEDAVSTLAGVQDINTTSVSNQSAVVITFSDDTDVDAAANSVSQAVAAIRGTLPDGARAPVVQKFDPNATPILTLALLGGSNPPAQVTTFAEDVLVPRLERVDGVADVNVTGGPARQVQVLLDPARLQAYNLSPARVTQAIGASALDLPAGTVSQGGTQTQYATRNTPRSAADVATITLDSASGVQVGDVARVRDAAEDASSLARFNGQPAVLLSVRKASGTNSVAVADAVRAAMQAQPLPNGYELKIASDTTRATLGSVKDTFKEFLLAIGAVAVICLLFLGRLNTVLSVVLAIPISISAAPLLYATLGFTFNIISLLAIIVAIGIVVDDSIVVAENVQRYRDLGYSRLRSVLLGGSEVFSAVTAASFALLAVLIPLSLMPGILGQFFSQFGLGIAAAIVLSWLESLLFLTVRMAYTNDPQPVGWAQLPGVLARFPALLQSSLRAVRSVGGWTGLILAGAALSFVLKTAGLPLPVAIGVASLLAPLTLAVTRYVLGLLFALLEAVTGTLHGLTNGGVQRTARAYARSLDTALRRPWLVMLIAGLFLLSAPLAMRGVGFAFTPKSDGGIVNVNLSLPVGTDLNATNRVTGQLEDALLKRPEVKLVETSVGAGNGVSGASANEATLTVTLIDKAERPAIDTLIEQYTRLLTPIGTRTPGSELRVGAQETGPGGSADISLALTAPNQALLEQRNREVVRLLAQDPNLRSVESSLSATRQERTFTPDATRLTGTGLSASDVAQALRTYNDGTTAGTVRDGDRSVDIVVRLDPALISSEQSLLTQTVYSPSLNANVPLSQLGAFQLAQAPATLLRLNKAYTATLNINVVKGGPNPFGYQRELISRVEKAGLLAGGVTLGNASAFGSAGLTGDLVFYGPILMLLAIILTYLVLGSQFNSFRYPIYLQLPIPIAVVGAIWTLNFFGVNLDVITVLGMVILLGLSTKNSILYLEFVTERARSLPLREALLEAAELRFRPIIMTTLTVLVISIPLVLGQGEGAEFRRGLGIVILGGVITSTLLTFYVVPSVFWVFERRRLQPDAGAVTPTGPAPLGAGD; from the coding sequence GTGAGCACCCACGAATCCCCGGAATTCGACCTGCCGCGGGGCACCCTGCCCGACGGCACCCCCGAACCGAAGGTGCACCCGCTGGTGCGCTTCAGCGTGAAGAACTACGTGTTCTCGGTGGGCATCTTCGTGCTGCTGGTCCTCGCGGGTCTCGCCGCGACGTTCCGGCTGGGCGTGGAACTGCTGCCGAACTTCGAGGTGCCGATCCTCGCGGTGTCCACCGCGTACCCCGGCGCGAACCCCGACCAGGTGGACCGCGAGGTCAGCCGCCGCATCGAGGACGCCGTCAGCACCCTGGCGGGCGTGCAGGACATCAACACCACCTCGGTCAGCAACCAGTCGGCGGTCGTGATCACCTTCAGCGACGACACCGACGTGGACGCAGCAGCGAACAGCGTCTCGCAGGCGGTCGCCGCGATCCGCGGCACGCTGCCCGACGGTGCCCGCGCCCCGGTCGTGCAGAAGTTCGACCCGAACGCCACCCCGATCCTGACCCTGGCGCTGCTGGGCGGCAGCAACCCCCCCGCGCAGGTCACCACCTTCGCCGAGGACGTCCTCGTGCCGCGCCTCGAGCGCGTGGACGGCGTCGCGGACGTGAACGTCACCGGCGGTCCCGCCCGGCAGGTGCAGGTGCTGCTCGACCCGGCCCGGCTGCAGGCCTACAACCTCAGCCCCGCGCGGGTCACGCAGGCGATCGGCGCCAGCGCCCTGGACCTCCCGGCCGGGACGGTCTCGCAGGGCGGCACGCAGACGCAGTACGCGACCCGCAACACGCCCCGCAGCGCCGCCGACGTCGCCACCATCACCCTGGACAGCGCCAGCGGCGTGCAGGTCGGGGACGTGGCCCGCGTGCGCGACGCCGCCGAGGACGCCAGCAGCCTCGCGCGGTTCAACGGGCAACCCGCCGTGCTCCTCAGCGTCCGCAAGGCCAGCGGCACGAACTCCGTCGCGGTGGCCGACGCCGTGCGCGCCGCCATGCAGGCCCAGCCGCTTCCCAATGGCTACGAGCTGAAGATCGCCAGCGACACCACCCGCGCCACGCTGGGCAGCGTCAAGGACACCTTCAAGGAATTCCTGCTCGCCATCGGCGCGGTCGCCGTGATCTGCCTGCTGTTCCTGGGCCGCCTGAACACCGTGCTGTCGGTCGTGCTGGCCATTCCCATCTCGATCAGCGCCGCGCCGCTGCTGTACGCCACGCTGGGCTTCACGTTCAACATCATCTCGCTGCTGGCGATCATCGTCGCGATCGGCATCGTCGTGGACGACTCCATCGTCGTCGCGGAGAACGTGCAGCGCTACCGCGACCTGGGCTACAGCCGCCTGCGCAGCGTCCTGCTGGGCGGCAGCGAGGTCTTCAGCGCCGTGACCGCCGCCAGCTTCGCGCTGCTGGCCGTGCTGATCCCCCTGAGCCTGATGCCCGGCATCCTGGGGCAGTTCTTCAGCCAGTTCGGCCTGGGCATCGCCGCCGCCATCGTGCTCTCGTGGCTGGAGAGCCTGCTGTTCCTCACGGTGCGCATGGCGTACACCAACGACCCGCAGCCCGTCGGCTGGGCGCAGCTGCCCGGCGTGCTGGCCCGCTTCCCGGCGCTGCTGCAGTCCAGCCTGCGGGCCGTGCGGTCCGTCGGCGGCTGGACCGGGCTGATCCTGGCGGGCGCCGCCCTGTCCTTCGTGCTCAAGACTGCCGGACTGCCCCTCCCGGTCGCGATCGGCGTGGCGTCCCTGCTCGCCCCGCTGACCCTGGCCGTCACGCGCTACGTGCTGGGCCTGCTGTTCGCGCTGCTCGAAGCGGTCACCGGCACCCTGCACGGCCTGACGAACGGCGGCGTGCAGCGCACCGCCCGCGCGTACGCCCGCAGCCTGGACACCGCGCTGCGCCGCCCCTGGCTGGTCATGCTGATCGCCGGGCTGTTCCTGCTCAGCGCGCCGCTGGCCATGCGCGGCGTGGGTTTCGCCTTCACGCCCAAATCCGACGGCGGCATCGTCAACGTGAACCTCAGCCTGCCGGTCGGCACCGACCTGAACGCCACCAACCGCGTCACCGGCCAGCTCGAGGACGCCCTGCTGAAACGGCCCGAGGTGAAACTCGTCGAGACCAGCGTCGGCGCCGGGAACGGCGTCAGCGGCGCCAGCGCCAACGAGGCCACCCTCACCGTCACCCTGATCGACAAGGCCGAGCGGCCCGCCATCGACACCCTGATCGAGCAATACACCCGCCTCCTGACCCCCATCGGCACCCGCACGCCCGGCAGCGAACTGCGCGTCGGCGCGCAGGAAACCGGACCGGGCGGCAGCGCCGACATCTCCCTGGCCCTCACCGCGCCCAACCAGGCGCTGCTGGAACAGCGCAACCGCGAGGTCGTGCGGCTCCTCGCGCAGGACCCGAACCTCCGCAGCGTCGAGAGCAGCCTGAGCGCCACCCGCCAGGAACGCACCTTCACGCCCGACGCCACCCGCCTGACCGGCACCGGCCTGAGCGCCAGCGACGTCGCGCAGGCCCTGCGCACCTACAACGACGGCACGACCGCCGGTACGGTCCGCGACGGGGACCGCAGCGTGGACATCGTCGTGCGGCTCGACCCGGCCCTGATCAGCAGCGAGCAGAGCCTCCTGACGCAGACCGTGTACTCCCCGTCCCTGAACGCCAACGTGCCCCTCTCGCAGCTCGGCGCGTTCCAGCTCGCGCAGGCGCCCGCCACGCTGCTGCGCCTGAACAAGGCCTACACCGCCACCCTGAACATCAACGTCGTCAAGGGCGGCCCGAACCCCTTCGGGTACCAGCGTGAACTCATCAGCCGGGTCGAGAAGGCCGGACTGCTCGCGGGCGGCGTGACGCTCGGGAATGCCAGCGCCTTCGGCAGCGCGGGCCTCACCGGGGACCTCGTGTTCTACGGCCCGATCCTGATGCTCCTGGCGATCATCCTGACGTACCTCGTGCTGGGCAGCCAGTTCAACTCCTTCCGCTATCCCATCTACCTGCAGCTGCCCATTCCCATCGCGGTCGTCGGCGCGATCTGGACGCTGAACTTCTTCGGCGTGAACCTCGACGTGATCACCGTGCTGGGCATGGTCATCCTGCTGGGCCTGAGCACCAAGAACTCCATCCTGTACCTGGAATTCGTCACGGAACGCGCCCGGTCCCTCCCGCTGCGCGAGGCGCTGCTGGAAGCCGCCGAACTGCGCTTCCGCCCGATCATCATGACCACCCTGACCGTCCTGGTGATCAGCATTCCTCTGGTGCTCGGCCAGGGCGAGGGCGCCGAGTTCCGCCGCGGCCTGGGCATCGTGATTCTCGGCGGGGTCATCACGTCCACCCTGCTGACCTTCTACGTCGTCCCCAGTGTCTTCTGGGTGTTCGAACGCCGCCGCCTCCAGCCGGACGCCGGGGCCGTCACCCCGACCGGCCCGGCCCCGCTGGGCGCCGGGGACTGA
- a CDS encoding pyridoxal phosphate-dependent aminotransferase — MIPLIPRVPHGGPGAQPFTGLDFSVNANPYGPSPRLIQAVRDADHAHYPDPTYGWVRERLAAWHGLSPAEVTPAVGASELLHRLARLCLSDGGSLLSLHAPFGELARAAALLGAPVSVVPEVPDTLPEGTRLVYVGYPHNPTGLAPTPETLLTLAGRCHEVGALLIVDEAYAPFVALSAPPRHPALLRLLSPGKAHGLVGARPAYALAAPDVIVALDNLAPAWHVPAGTAGVLAALPHAARFLAETLPRVAAHAATLADDLRLLGRVEHHGTPFLTLRVGDARALSADLLAAGVRVRDCASYGLPDCIRVSTRLPGENRVLVRELHARLAVGGRHG, encoded by the coding sequence ATGATTCCGCTGATTCCCCGCGTACCCCACGGTGGGCCCGGCGCGCAGCCCTTCACCGGGCTGGATTTCAGCGTGAACGCCAACCCGTACGGTCCCAGCCCGCGCCTGATCCAGGCGGTGCGGGACGCCGACCACGCCCACTACCCTGATCCGACCTACGGCTGGGTGCGGGAGCGGCTGGCCGCGTGGCACGGCCTGAGTCCCGCCGAGGTCACCCCGGCGGTGGGCGCCTCTGAACTCCTGCACCGCCTCGCCCGGCTGTGCCTGAGTGACGGGGGCTCGCTGCTGAGCCTGCACGCGCCGTTCGGGGAACTCGCCCGCGCCGCCGCGCTGCTCGGCGCGCCCGTGAGCGTGGTTCCCGAGGTGCCGGACACGCTGCCCGAGGGAACGCGCCTCGTGTACGTGGGGTACCCGCACAACCCGACCGGCCTCGCCCCCACCCCCGAGACGCTGCTGACCCTGGCGGGGCGCTGCCACGAGGTCGGCGCGCTGCTGATCGTGGACGAGGCGTACGCGCCCTTCGTCGCGCTGTCCGCCCCGCCGCGCCACCCCGCGCTGCTGCGCCTGCTCTCGCCCGGCAAGGCGCACGGGCTGGTCGGCGCGCGCCCCGCGTACGCGCTGGCCGCGCCGGACGTGATCGTCGCGCTGGACAACCTCGCCCCCGCGTGGCACGTCCCTGCCGGGACCGCCGGGGTGCTCGCGGCCCTGCCGCACGCCGCGCGTTTCCTGGCCGAGACGCTGCCCAGGGTCGCCGCGCACGCCGCCACCTTGGCGGACGACCTGCGCCTGCTGGGCCGCGTGGAGCACCACGGGACGCCGTTCCTGACGCTGCGGGTCGGGGACGCCCGCGCCCTGAGTGCGGACCTGCTCGCGGCGGGCGTGCGGGTGCGGGACTGCGCGAGTTACGGACTGCCGGACTGTATCCGCGTGAGCACGCGCCTGCCGGGCGAGAATCGCGTGCTCGTGCGCGAGCTGCACGCCAGACTGGCGGTGGGAGGACGACATGGGTAA
- a CDS encoding transposase — MVDTQGLLLGVTVTAANISDREGGKVLLRQVHLSQPQWSLHLFVDGGYAGPWEAWVKTTLGFSVEVVRRADANTRRYWLPVGQELTEEQIKTFRGYRTFKVLRKRWVVERSFAWLSFDRRLNREYDLLPSTTAAFIVVSFVRLMIRRLAAFAGEQPSPARK; from the coding sequence ATCGTGGATACGCAGGGGTTGTTGCTGGGTGTCACCGTCACGGCAGCGAACATCAGCGACCGCGAGGGTGGGAAGGTGTTGCTGCGACAGGTGCACCTGTCGCAGCCGCAGTGGTCACTCCATCTGTTCGTGGATGGAGGGTATGCCGGGCCGTGGGAGGCGTGGGTGAAGACCACCCTGGGGTTCAGCGTGGAAGTGGTACGGCGTGCGGATGCCAACACCCGAAGGTATTGGCTGCCTGTGGGACAGGAGTTGACGGAGGAACAGATCAAGACGTTCAGGGGGTATCGGACGTTCAAGGTGCTGCGCAAGCGGTGGGTGGTGGAGCGGAGCTTCGCGTGGTTGTCGTTTGATCGTCGCTTGAACCGGGAGTATGACCTGCTGCCGAGTACAACGGCGGCGTTCATCGTTGTGTCGTTTGTTCGGCTTATGATTCGCAGACTCGCGGCGTTCGCTGGTGAACAGCCGTCACCAGCTCGAAAATGA
- a CDS encoding efflux RND transporter periplasmic adaptor subunit codes for MRRSALLLLPLLLGACAADKDAAKNDLDAAPAKTTTLQVATTPARSGTLATQRSVSGTVEAQRDSQVAAQSGGTVQRLLVQEGEQVSQGQVLAQLDDTAQRQALQNARLQVQQAEISLAQTRRTTQNNTGTLSAAVTAAQASLAQAQAGAQSAENLYRLGGISLSDVQAARAQLAQAQSALSQARANAAQNGQSAQGSVPLQEAQLAQARVSVQQAEQNLARTAVRAPFAGTVAALNVEVGEFAGQGSAVARLVDPGSLRVKFNVPAADAATLTEGAALNVGYGGVNYVGVVTGAPGVAGTNRLVPVTARVQGGANLPVGAAAQVRYRVQLGQGVLIPSGAVQADGGENVVYTVSGGVARRTPVRVVAESGAQVAVRGLDAGAAVVNPIPASLQDGARVQTGAQAAPRTGATP; via the coding sequence GTGCGCCGCTCCGCCCTGCTCCTGCTGCCCCTGCTCCTCGGCGCGTGCGCCGCCGACAAGGACGCGGCGAAGAACGACCTGGACGCCGCGCCCGCCAAGACCACGACCCTGCAGGTCGCCACCACCCCCGCCCGCAGCGGCACGCTCGCCACGCAGCGCAGCGTCAGCGGCACCGTCGAGGCGCAGCGCGACAGTCAGGTCGCCGCGCAATCCGGCGGGACCGTGCAGCGCCTGCTCGTGCAGGAAGGCGAGCAGGTCAGCCAGGGGCAGGTCCTGGCGCAGCTGGACGACACCGCGCAGCGTCAGGCCCTCCAGAACGCCCGGCTGCAGGTCCAGCAGGCCGAGATCAGCCTCGCGCAGACCCGCCGCACCACCCAGAACAACACCGGCACGCTCAGTGCCGCCGTCACGGCCGCGCAGGCCAGCCTCGCGCAGGCGCAGGCGGGCGCGCAGAGCGCCGAGAACCTCTACCGCCTGGGCGGCATCAGCCTGTCCGACGTGCAGGCCGCCCGCGCGCAGCTCGCGCAGGCGCAGAGCGCCCTGTCGCAGGCCCGCGCGAACGCCGCGCAGAACGGCCAGAGCGCCCAGGGCAGCGTGCCGCTGCAGGAAGCGCAGCTGGCCCAGGCGCGCGTGAGCGTCCAGCAGGCCGAGCAGAACCTCGCCCGCACCGCGGTGCGCGCGCCCTTCGCGGGCACCGTCGCCGCACTGAACGTCGAGGTGGGCGAGTTCGCCGGGCAGGGCAGCGCCGTCGCGCGGCTCGTGGACCCCGGCAGCCTGCGCGTGAAGTTCAACGTGCCCGCCGCCGACGCCGCCACGCTCACCGAGGGCGCGGCGCTGAACGTCGGCTACGGCGGCGTGAACTACGTCGGCGTGGTGACCGGCGCGCCCGGCGTCGCCGGAACGAACCGGCTCGTGCCCGTCACGGCCCGAGTGCAGGGCGGCGCGAATCTGCCGGTGGGCGCCGCCGCGCAGGTCCGCTACCGCGTGCAGCTGGGTCAGGGCGTCCTGATCCCCAGCGGCGCCGTGCAGGCCGACGGCGGGGAGAACGTCGTGTACACCGTCTCCGGCGGCGTGGCCCGCCGCACGCCCGTCCGCGTGGTCGCCGAGAGCGGCGCGCAGGTCGCCGTGCGCGGCCTCGACGCGGGCGCGGCCGTCGTGAACCCCATCCCCGCCAGCCTGCAGGACGGCGCGCGCGTGCAGACCGGCGCCCAGGCCGCCCCCCGGACCGGAGCCACCCCGTGA